A region of Microscilla marina ATCC 23134 DNA encodes the following proteins:
- a CDS encoding UbiA family prenyltransferase, translated as MLSKSTLLHLRLPFSFFLMPVFCFAAGIAFSGDWFRLLLTFGILHLMVYPASNGYNSYYDKDEESIGGLEQPPPVSKQLLYVSLLIDGIALLLSLLVSLWFTLGILLYGLVSKAYSNDTIRLKKMPVLGWLTVGVFQGGFTFLIVYQGVALASMTQLMEGKILFAALLSTVLLLGSYPMTQVYQHSEDARRGDLTISRMLGIRGTFLFTGGAFALATMGYVWYFSQYFSIHVAFAFVATLSPVVLFFGWWFWQTLQNPRQANFKNTMRLNLYSAICMNVFFIGLGIWLQR; from the coding sequence ATGTTGTCTAAATCTACCCTGTTACACCTCCGTTTACCATTTTCATTTTTCTTAATGCCTGTTTTTTGTTTTGCCGCAGGCATTGCTTTTTCAGGCGATTGGTTCAGGCTGTTGCTTACTTTTGGCATTTTACACTTGATGGTATACCCCGCAAGCAATGGTTATAACTCTTATTACGACAAAGACGAAGAAAGTATAGGAGGCTTGGAACAACCTCCACCCGTAAGCAAACAATTACTATATGTGTCACTTTTGATAGATGGCATCGCCCTTTTGTTAAGCCTCCTCGTGAGCCTGTGGTTTACTCTAGGCATTTTACTATACGGCTTGGTATCTAAAGCATATAGCAATGACACCATTCGCTTAAAAAAAATGCCTGTATTAGGTTGGTTAACGGTGGGCGTTTTTCAAGGAGGTTTTACTTTTCTGATAGTATACCAAGGGGTTGCCCTGGCAAGTATGACTCAGTTGATGGAAGGCAAAATATTGTTTGCAGCTTTGTTAAGTACTGTATTGTTGTTGGGGTCTTACCCTATGACTCAAGTATACCAACATAGTGAAGATGCCCGGCGAGGCGATTTGACTATTAGCCGTATGCTTGGCATTAGAGGTACATTTTTGTTTACAGGTGGGGCATTTGCCTTGGCTACTATGGGGTATGTATGGTATTTTAGCCAATATTTTTCTATACATGTAGCATTTGCTTTTGTTGCAACTCTTTCGCCTGTGGTATTGTTTTTTGGTTGGTGGTTTTGGCAAACACTCCAAAATCCCAGACAAGCTAACTTTAAAAATACCATGCGTCTAAACCTGTATTCAGCCATTTGTATGAATGTGTTTTTTATTGGTTTAGGTATATGGTTGCAACGGTAG